A window of Haloarcula marismortui ATCC 43049 genomic DNA:
GGTTACGTCGATGGTCACCCGGTCAGCTTTCTCCAGACGGACAACGTCGGCCGGACGCTCCAGTGCAACGCCGAACACGTCGAAGCCGCTCCCGAGGTTCGCACTGGTAGCCGGCGCCCGGACTGTCAGCATGCCTGCGAATTTCAGCAGTGTAGGCAAAAAGGTAGCGAACCGACACTGTGGCCGTTTCCCAGTACTGAGAACGCGGCCCAAAGGCATAATGCTGGGAAACCTGACGTTGGGATAGGTATTGCTATGGATGTCGACATTGCAACGGTCGCCATCCTCGGGAACGCGGGTGGGGCGCTCATTGGTTTCGCAGTTGCGATTACCGCCACCCGATATCAGGATGTCCCCGGCGCTCGCCAGTACAGCTGGCTCGCGCTGGCTGGAGGAAGCTGGTGTGCCGTCTCGATGGCGAAGATCATTGCCAGTAATCCTGCAGTGGTAGAGACAGCCTATGTGATAGCACGAACCGTCTCTTCGCAGATAATCGCGCTCTGGATTATTCTCGTTCTTGTCTACACCGGGCGCCGCTCGTGGCTCCGACCGTCTCGTCTCATTCCACTCTTGATTGTGGCGAACGCAGACGTACTGCTACTATTGCTCGGTCAGGGACGCTTCGGTCAGGCGATAGCTGTCCCCGTCACTCAGAACGGTGTAACGCTGCTCGCCGTTCAGCGCGGGGTCGCCTTTGCGGCTACGCTGACCATCTCTTATCTGCCGGTGCTGCTTGGGTACGGGTTCCTGATCGAATTCCTGTTTCGGTCGGGAAACATCTACCGGCGCCAGACTGCGGTAATCGGCGCTGGAACTGCTCTCCCGATGATTGCCGCCCTGCTGTACGACCTCGGGTACACGCCCCATCCCGCTATCGACTTTACGCCGGGAGTGTTCGCAGTGAGTATGTTGTTCGTCGGCTGGGCGCTATTCGAGGATGAATCCCTGTCTGTAACGACGCTGTCGGGTGACACCCTCGTCGACAATCTCCCCGACCCGGTCATCGCTCTCAACGACGACTGTGTCATCATTGATTATAACGCCGCGGCGGCCAGCGCGCTGGGTCATCCGGAGCCCAACGGGGAGCACCTCGATAACATCGCTCCCGGTCTTTCAGAACAGATCGAGCGTGGCGAGGTGTTCTCGCTCGGGGATTCGATTACGTACTACAACCCACAGACGACGAGCCTCACCGACCAGTTCGGGACGGAACGTGGTCGCCTCGTCGTGCTCAGGGACGTCACCGGGCAGCAGCGCCGTCAGGACCGACTCGAAGCGCTGCAGGCCGCGACCCAGCAGTTCATCGAGGCAGAAACCGCCGAGGCGGTCGCGGAGATGGCCGTCGAGTTCGCGACGGCCGTGCTTGACCAGAACGCGGCGGGCGTGTTCCTCGAAGAGAATAGCGTTCTTGAACCGGCCGTCATCAGCGAGACGATCGAAAATAACGTTGAGGAAGAACTGCTATACGGGTCACCGACTGACAGGCCCGAAAGCAAACTCTGGCAGACGTACGAAACCGGTGAGATACAGACTGTCTCGCTGGAGCAGGACGGACTCGACCCGCTCGACAACGCGCTTATGCTGCCGCTTGGCTCCCACGGCGTGATGGCGATCACCGCATACGGCAGCACCTTCGCCACGGAGGACAGGCGATACGCCGCGATTCTCGCACAGACGACGCAGGTCGCCCTCGATCAGGTTGAGCGCGAGCGCGAACTCCGCCAGAGCCGGAGCTCAGTCCAGCGACGCCGCGAACAGATAGAGTTCTTCAACGGCATCCTCAGACACTCGCTGCACAACGCGATGGTCGTCATCCGCGGCCGCGCGGAGCACATCAGGGATGATGTCCCGTCATCAAAACAGCGCCATCTCGACAGCATCAGCGACTGGTGTGGGACGCTCACAGAGATGAGCGAAACGATCCGGGATATCAACAACACGGTGACAGCAAGCGAAGCCGAGCGGCTGGACACCGTCGATCTTAACGCCACACTCCGGCGCTCAATTGAGTCGCTCCGAGTCGAGTACGATTCGGTATCGGTCTCCTGCGAACTGGACGGTGAGTACAGCGTGCAGGCGAATGAGTTGCTCGAAGAGGTCCTCCTGAGCATCCTCCGGAACGCGGTCGACCACAACAACGCCGACACCCCGCAGGTAACCGTCTCGGTCCAGCAGGCCGGCGACTGGCTGCAAGTCCGCATCGCTGACGACGGCCCCGGTATGAGCGATGAATTAAAGACGAAAGTGTTTGAGCGCGGGCTCTCACCCGACCAGACCGCCGACGGGTTCGGCCTCTACTTCGTCTCGGTCATGATGGAGCTGTACGGCGGGACGCTCTGGTTCGAAGACAACCGCCCGACGGGGACGGTCGCTGTTCTCGAACTCCAGCGGGCGGTGACGTGCAGCAAAGCCGGCGACGACCCCCAGTCCGGCGACACCGAGACGGCGGCGACCGAAGCGCAAACTAAATCCCACAACCGCTGATAGGTCGGGGTATGATTGGCGTCGTCGGTGGCGGTATCGCCGGCCTCTCGGCAGCGTACCGGCTCCAGCAACGTGGTCACGAGGTACGTGTCTTCGAGGCGAGTGAGGACCTCGGCGGCCTGGCAGCGACCTACGAGACGGCCGGAGACCCCATCGAGAAATTCTATCACCACCTCTCGAAATCCGAGGAAACAATCGTCGACCTCGCCGAGGAACTGGGCCTCGGTGATGCGGTCGAGTGGCATATCGGGGAGAACGCCTACTACGTCGACGGCGTCGTCCACCCCATGGACAAGCCCTGGGAAATCCTCTCGTACCCGCACCTCTCGCTGTACGACACGTTCCGGCTGGGGATGCTCGTTCTCGATATCGACGTTCGCGGCGGCGTCCCGTCGTTCGACACCTACGAGCGGCTGGAAGACTTCGAGGGCGTGCCCATCGAGGAGTTCGTCGTCGACCACACTACCCGGGGCGTCTACGAGAACTTTTTCGAGCCGCTGCTCGATGCGAAGTTCGGCGACCGGAAAGACGACGTGAGCGCCGCGTGGCTACTCGGCCGAGTCAAATTCCGCGGCGAGCGGGACATCCTGAACGGCGAGATTCTGGGCTACTTCGACGGCGGATTCGGTCGCCTGCTCGACGCGCTGGTCGACGCCGTCGGCCGCGACAACATTGCAACTGGCACGCGCGTCTCCGACATCGATACGAGTGGCGGGACCGTCTCGTCGCTGACGGCCACGGACGGAACCGAGACGACGGTTCACGACGTTGACAGCGTCGTCGTCGCGACGATGCCGAACGTGCTGGAAGCCCTGACCGGCTACACCTGCGACATCGATTTCCAGGGGACAGTATGCTCGGTTATCAGCATGGACGAACCCTTGCTTGATACGTACTGGCTGAACATCGCCGACGACGCTCCCTTCGGCGCGCTCATCGAACACACGAACTTCGTCTCCGCGGAGCGGTACGGCGGCGAGCATCTGCTGTACGTCGCCCGCTACATTCAGGACGAATCCGAAGCCATCTGGCAACAGAGCGACGACGAGGTCGCCGAGACGTGGCTGCAGGGCATCGAATCGCTCTTCCCTGATTTCGACCGCGACGCCGTCAACTGGATTCGAACAGGGCGCAATCCACGGACTGCGCCGGTCTACGAACGCGGGTATCTCGACATGGTCATCCCGTACGACCTGAGCGACGCCGTCGCGGACGGCCTCTACTACGCCGGGATGGCCTCACGTGCCCAGTACCCGGAGCGCTCGCTCAACGGCGGTATCGTCGCGGGCTTCGAGTGCGCCGACCGCATCGCACGCGACCCGTCTGCGGCGACGAAAACCGACGAGTCGCCGCTTTCGGAAGCCCAACGCTGAGGGCTTTGCTGCCCGAGTCGATATCCTACGCTCCGGCCATATGTTGGCTGCCCCTTCTGATTACGGCTGATACAGCGAAAAACAGGCCTCCGACCGCCGTCTGGCTCAGTCGCCGGCCGCGCTTTCCACGTCGTCCTCGTCGATGACCGGCGCGTCGGTCGGGCTCACGTCGTCCGGTTCCTCGCGGCCGCCACCGACTAGCATCTCGCCGTCCTCGGTTTCGACGTAGACGTCGTCAGCAAAGCCACCGACGGCGTGGGGGTGTTCCGGCTCGTCCAGTCGCTCTGGCGTCGACGGCGCGTCGGTGACGCCGCCGGCCGGCCGGAACGTCCCGAGCGGGTCGTCGATGGTGATGCTGTGCGCGTCGAAGAAGTCCGCGTACCGCTCGTAGTGGGCTTCGAGTTCGTCGGCCGGGAACTCCATCATCTCCGTCCAGCCGTGGTTGTAGAAGTCGAAATTCGCCTGAATGTGGGTGATTTCCCGAGCCTC
This region includes:
- a CDS encoding sensor histidine kinase is translated as MDVDIATVAILGNAGGALIGFAVAITATRYQDVPGARQYSWLALAGGSWCAVSMAKIIASNPAVVETAYVIARTVSSQIIALWIILVLVYTGRRSWLRPSRLIPLLIVANADVLLLLLGQGRFGQAIAVPVTQNGVTLLAVQRGVAFAATLTISYLPVLLGYGFLIEFLFRSGNIYRRQTAVIGAGTALPMIAALLYDLGYTPHPAIDFTPGVFAVSMLFVGWALFEDESLSVTTLSGDTLVDNLPDPVIALNDDCVIIDYNAAAASALGHPEPNGEHLDNIAPGLSEQIERGEVFSLGDSITYYNPQTTSLTDQFGTERGRLVVLRDVTGQQRRQDRLEALQAATQQFIEAETAEAVAEMAVEFATAVLDQNAAGVFLEENSVLEPAVISETIENNVEEELLYGSPTDRPESKLWQTYETGEIQTVSLEQDGLDPLDNALMLPLGSHGVMAITAYGSTFATEDRRYAAILAQTTQVALDQVERERELRQSRSSVQRRREQIEFFNGILRHSLHNAMVVIRGRAEHIRDDVPSSKQRHLDSISDWCGTLTEMSETIRDINNTVTASEAERLDTVDLNATLRRSIESLRVEYDSVSVSCELDGEYSVQANELLEEVLLSILRNAVDHNNADTPQVTVSVQQAGDWLQVRIADDGPGMSDELKTKVFERGLSPDQTADGFGLYFVSVMMELYGGTLWFEDNRPTGTVAVLELQRAVTCSKAGDDPQSGDTETAATEAQTKSHNR
- a CDS encoding NAD(P)/FAD-dependent oxidoreductase, which encodes MIGVVGGGIAGLSAAYRLQQRGHEVRVFEASEDLGGLAATYETAGDPIEKFYHHLSKSEETIVDLAEELGLGDAVEWHIGENAYYVDGVVHPMDKPWEILSYPHLSLYDTFRLGMLVLDIDVRGGVPSFDTYERLEDFEGVPIEEFVVDHTTRGVYENFFEPLLDAKFGDRKDDVSAAWLLGRVKFRGERDILNGEILGYFDGGFGRLLDALVDAVGRDNIATGTRVSDIDTSGGTVSSLTATDGTETTVHDVDSVVVATMPNVLEALTGYTCDIDFQGTVCSVISMDEPLLDTYWLNIADDAPFGALIEHTNFVSAERYGGEHLLYVARYIQDESEAIWQQSDDEVAETWLQGIESLFPDFDRDAVNWIRTGRNPRTAPVYERGYLDMVIPYDLSDAVADGLYYAGMASRAQYPERSLNGGIVAGFECADRIARDPSAATKTDESPLSEAQR
- a CDS encoding DUF6149 family protein yields the protein MKIYQNPRHWASKKALTTPGVRSVANYGLVKLHTKIFLGKADEAHREERRDHLDDFFDGTMDTYVAALEAEYSEAEAREITHIQANFDFYNHGWTEMMEFPADELEAHYERYADFFDAHSITIDDPLGTFRPAGGVTDAPSTPERLDEPEHPHAVGGFADDVYVETEDGEMLVGGGREEPDDVSPTDAPVIDEDDVESAAGD